The following nucleotide sequence is from Acinetobacter equi.
GGAGCAATGGGATATATCCCGAAATCAGCTCATCCAAGTCACATTGGTGAGGCAATTCGTCAGGTCTTGGAAGGTGATATTTGGTTACCACCAAATTTACCAGCCAATATGAGTTTTGACCCACGTGCAGCTGATGAAACTGCATTGGCTGAACGTATTCAATCTTTGACACCACAGCAATTTAGAGTATTAATGATGGTTGCTGAAGGTTTATTGAATAAACAGATTGCTTATGAGTTGGATGTTTCTGAGGCGACGATTAAAGCTCATGTAACGGCTATTTTCCGTAAACTTGGTGTACAAAATCGTACACAAGCGGTATTAGCAATTAATGCTTTAAATATTGAAGAAAAGAAAATGTAATAAATGGCTTATTCATAAGTTATTTTGAAAATAAAAGGTCTTCGTGTGAAGACCTTTTTCATATATATTCCGTTCTAAATAAAATAATTTTTTAAGCGAGACAATCTTGTTTGGGAATTAATTCATTACAAAATAAAGGATTTAAGGCAGATTGTAATTCATCAATTTGTTCTTCAGTGACATACCCTAAACTTTTTAGATATTCAGCAACACGATCATCTCTTAAGCTAAGAAAGGTTGCATCATATACTTCTAGATCTACGAAAAGTGCAGCTGTTTCTAAACAGTTAAAACGATCTAAATAGACAATATTATCAAACATTAAAAAAATATGATCGTGATCTGATTTTGGATCTACATTTAGGCGTTCAGCAAGCATAAGTGGTGAAGTTTTTATAAATAAAAGATCTGAAAGTTCATCAAATAGTGTTGTATCTAATACCCATTGATTGGTTTTAATTCTACCAAGCCATGCTTTAAAGACTAGAACAGCACCACCTCGTAAAAGCATACTCCATATTTGATGTCGAGTTTCTTCATCTAGACATTCAGATTCATTTTCTAAGGTTTGAATTAATTTTTCTTCTTGTTCTGATAGCTTGTCGAATAAGCTCAGTTCTTGTGGTTGATATGCTGTTGGCATAAAAACATCAAATTTAAGTTCCTTAAAAACTTGTAGTGCTAAAGGAACTGCTACTTTATATAACGTATCTAATGCTTTGATATGTGTTTCTGATAGAAGATTATGAGCAAATAGTTTTTGCCAATATATTTCAGGTAATAATGAGGTTTCACCATATTTACGATGAATTTTTTGATTTTGACTTTTATTTTGCTGCAAAACTTCTGCATGGTTCATTAGATATTGCCTCTAAAATAGGAGTAAGCAGTTTTATAGAAAATTACACAAAATAGATTTGAGTAAATTGATCTACAATATTTAACTTTTATGATCTTTAGGCATGACATCCGATATAGAACTAAAGTTGAATACAATCATAAAATTATATTTTAAATTATTAAAATCAATCACTTGTTAAGTTGTAACTAAGTGTACATGTGTACACTCAAAATTTTGTAAGCTATTGCCACTGAAAAAAATGATATGAGGCTTTTTGTCAATTATTCAGTAAATTAAGTTTAAGTTTTGGTATCTTTTGTAGATGAAGAGAAAATAAATGCTAATAATGTCTTCTTCAATGTAAAAAGCCTCTAAAAAAATATTTTTTAGAGGCTTCTAAATGTAACAAAAATTTAAGCAGAATTAATTTTTAATCCAGATAACCATGATCTTAATGATGCTGGTTTCAATGGTTTTTTCAATAAAATAATATTTAGATCTTTTAGCTTTTGTGGTAATTCGGGATCGGAGTCTGCTGTAATAAGCGCAACAGCAACATGTTCCTGACGATACTGTAAAATAAAATCCAAACCAACTTTATTATTATTTAAATGCTGATCAACGAGCCAAACTTGAATATTTTCAGTTTGTATAATTTCAGCCGCTTGTTCTGGTTCAGTAGCTTTAAAAACTTGATAGCCCCATTTTGTAAGTAATGTCGTCATACCTTCAAGAATGGCTTCATCATTATCTAGGCATAGGATTTTGTACGCTTTCGATTTGAGAGGTGTTGTTTGAACAGGTGTTGCAACAATTTTTGGCGCATCTACAGTTGGGACTTCAATCATGAAGCATGAGCCTTTACCATATTCCGAATAAACATGAACAGGGTAATCTAACATACTGGTCATACGATGTACGATTGCTAAGCCTAAACCTAAGCCTTGCTCACCCCAAGGGGATGTATGGCCACAACGTTCAAACTCTTGGAATAATTTAATACGTTGTTCTTCTGCAATACCTGGACCTGTATCCCAAACACCAATACGGATATGATTTGGACGTTCTGCTGAACGGAGTATGCCAACAACAACACGACCTTTTGCGGTATAACGAAGAGCATTGCTCACAAAGTTTTGAATAATACGTCGAATCCATTGAGGATCTGTATCAATCCAAAATTGTGCATCGTGAACGCTAAAACGGATACTACGTTGTGACGCGATAGATTTAAATTGAAGTTCTAAATCACTAAGTAAATCATGTAGTAG
It contains:
- a CDS encoding response regulator, which translates into the protein MNILIVDDHPLFRHALIQAVRYSLPQAQIHETAAVNEFYERLEKGPEPDLVLLDLNLPGASGFSALVHVRAQYPSIPIIVVSAHEESTIIHRAIAHGAMGYIPKSAHPSHIGEAIRQVLEGDIWLPPNLPANMSFDPRAADETALAERIQSLTPQQFRVLMMVAEGLLNKQIAYELDVSEATIKAHVTAIFRKLGVQNRTQAVLAINALNIEEKKM